Proteins found in one Sorghum bicolor cultivar BTx623 chromosome 1, Sorghum_bicolor_NCBIv3, whole genome shotgun sequence genomic segment:
- the LOC8057068 gene encoding protein LURP-one-related 15, with protein sequence MDAPAPATTLAPAPPVTAVVDARFCAPEATAFAVTKTISLTGRDFTVTDAAGAAVMQVEAAVFALLRKSLLLDVARRPVLTMQDSGYFMDTRWEVFRGDSTSRRNLLFAAVKSSAFQIRTKIYVFLAGNAAGEEVPDFVIRGSYYDGACTVCRGSSDAAIAQITRQNTAGGALLGRHTYTARISPGIDRAFILALTVILDEMRHHRHHH encoded by the exons ATGGATGCGCCAGCACCAGCCACGACACTGGCACCGGCACCGCCAGTGACGGCGGTGGTGGACGCGCGGTTCTGCGCGCCGGAGGCCACGGCGTTCGCGGTGACCAAGACGATCAGCCTGACGGGGCGCGACTTCACCGTCACggacgccgccggcgccgcggtGATGCAGGTGGAGGCCGCGGTGTTCGCGCTCCTGCGCAAGTCCCTCCTCCTCGACGTCGCGCGCCGCCCGGTGCTCACCATGCAGGACTCGGGCTACTTCATGGACACCAGGTGGGAGGTCTTCAGAGGGGACAGCACCAGCCGGAGGAACCTGCTCTTCGCCGCGGTGAAGTCGTCGGCGTTCCAGATCAGGACCAAGATCTACGTCTTCCTGGCCGGCAACGCCGCCGGCGAGGAGGTGCCTGACTTCGTCATCCGAGGCAGCTACTACGATGGCGCGTGCACCGTGTGTCGCGGCAGCTCCGACGCCGCGATTGCTCAG ATTACACGCCAAAACACAGCAGGTGGTGCACTGCTCGGGAGGCACACGTATACTGCGAGGATCAGCCCAGGCATAGACCGGGCGTTCATCCTTGCACTGACCGTTATTCTGGACGAGATGCGTCACCACAGGCATCACCACTGA
- the LOC8057386 gene encoding uncharacterized protein LOC8057386, protein MDHKQQLALRPISTRRTGSVAGEVAAAMERSSLATASFRVYYSLRPGAVPFLWESKPGTPKSGAAGATAAVSPAPAEMMAVHHQLPPISPPPSSYHSSQLRKGRRCRPRASCQAAAGIVRALLATLGIRRRSHRRLPATLS, encoded by the coding sequence ATGGATCACAAGCAGCAGCTCGCTCTGCGGCCGATCTCCACCAGGAGAACCGGCAGCGTCGCCGGCGAGGTGGCCGCGGCGATGGAGCGGTCGAGCCTGGCCACCGCGTCGTTCCGGGTGTACTACAGCCTGCGCCCCGGCGCCGTGCCGTTCCTGTGGGAGTCCAAGCCTGGCACGCCCAAGAGCGGCGCCGCCGGCGCCACGGCAGCCGTGTCGCCTGCGCCCGCCGAGATGATGGCGGTTCATCATCAACTCCCGCCAatatcgccgccgccgtcgtcgtacCACTCGTCCCAGCTGAGGAAGGGGAGGAGGTGCCGGCCGAGGGCGTCGTGCCAGGCGGCGGCTGGAATCGTGAGGGCGCTGCTCGCCACGCTCGGCATCAGGAGGAGGTCGCATCGGCGCCTACCAGCCACGCTTTCTTGA
- the LOC8057069 gene encoding uncharacterized protein LOC8057069 produces the protein MAGRGDKKPASRKGGSPHGSVYGSSSAPRKQGACTFSPSVSSKDSSLQKLVTPVQPQKPVDSRSSQSSTGSDSGAAPLDICMSASTCAVKLKPSILETNREKRRDRECSKDVAPLQLRPGMVLLKRFIKPNDQVKIVKLCRQLGVGPGGFYRPGYRNGAMLRLWMMCLGKNWDPNSYSYGDRRPFDGAQPPTIPEEFKKFVQDVIQASNEFLKQQKGAANAVQEIPAMSPDICLVNFYNSSGRLGLHQDKDESKSSLDKGLPVVSFSIGETAEFLYGDVRDQEKLSKVDLESGDVLIFGGQSRLIFHGVSTTKPKTAPKWLMDETNLRPGRLNLTFRQY, from the exons ATGGCCGGCCGCGGAGACAAGAAACCGGCGTCGCGGAAGGGCGGTTCCCCTCACGGATCG GTCTATGGAAGTTCTTCGGCACCACGAAAACAGGGTGCCTGTACATTCTCTCCTTCGGTTAGCAGCAAAGATTCATCACTGCAAAAGTTGGTTACACCAGTTCAACCACAGAAACCTGTAGACTCCAGAAGCAGTCAGTCTAGTACAGGATCTGACTCTGGAGCTGCCCCACTTGATATATGCATGAGTGCTAGCACATGCGCTGTCAAGTTAAAACCTTCTATACTCGAGACCAACAGAGAAAAAAGGCGAGACAGGGAATGTTCCAAGGATGTAGCTCCATTGCAATTGAGACCTGGAATGGTtcttttgaaaagattcataaaGCCTAATGATCAG GTTAAAATTGTCAAACTTTGTCGGCAACTTGGTGTTGGTCCCGGGGGATTTTATAGACCTGGCTACCGAAATGGTGCTATGCTAAGACTGTGGATGATGTGCTTAGGGAAGAACTGGGATCCAAATTCATACTCATATGGAGATAGACGTCCGTTTGATGGTGCTCAACCACCGACCATACCAGAAGAATTCAAGAAGTTCGTTCAAGATGTCATCCAAGCTTCCAATGAATTTTtgaaacaacaaaaaggagctgCCAATGCTGTGCAAGAAATACCTGCGATGTCACCAGATATCTGCCTTGTTAACTTCTACAATAGTAGCGGGAGGTTGGGTCTTCATCAG GACAAAGATGAATCAAAGAGCAGCCTTGACAAGGGATTGCCTGTCGTTTCTTTTTCGATAGGCGAGACCGCAGAATTCTTGTACGGCGATGTTAGAGATCAAGAGAAGCTTTCAAAGGTTGACCTTGAATCTGGTGACGTCCTGATATTTGGTGGTCAGTCAAGGCTCATATTCCACGGGGTTTCCACCACCAaacctaaaacggcaccaaagTGGCTGAtggacgagacaaatcttcgaCCTGGGCGTCTGAATCTCACATTCAGGCAATACTAG
- the LOC8057385 gene encoding protein LURP-one-related 15 — protein sequence MDMEMEMEMEDAAVPALAVVDARFCAADVATLAVAKALSMSGSDFAVTDAATGALVLRVDGVLFSLRRRCVLVDADRRPVLTVQESALMLNTRWKVFRGDSTRRRDLMFTVVKPSVIQLRGSTKVSVFLASNDAEQACDFRITGSYHDGACAVTLGDSDTVIAKIDRRFSVVSALLGKNSYSVTVNPGIDYAFVVALVVILDEMHFQR from the exons ATGGAtatggagatggagatggagatggaggacgccgcggtgccggcgctggcggTGGTGGACGCGCGGTTCTGCGCGGCGGACGTGGCGACGCTGGCCGTGGCCAAGGCGCTGAGCATGTCCGGCAGCGACTTCGCCGTCACGGACGCGGCCACGGGCGCGCTCGTGCTGCGCGTCGACGGCGTGCTCTTCAGCCTGCGCCGGCGCTGCGTCCTCGTCGACGCCGACCGACGCCCCGTCCTCACCGTCCAAGAATCG GCGTTGATGCTGAACACGCGGTGGAAGGTGTTCCGGGGCGACAGCACCAGGCGGCGGGATCTCATGTTCACCGTGGTGAAGCCGTCCGTGATCCAGCTGCGAGGGTCCACCAAGGTCAGCGTCTTCCTCGCCAGCAACGACGCCGAGCAGGCCTGCGACTTCCGCATCACCGGGAGCTACCACGACGGCGCCTGCGCCGTCACCCTCGGCGACTCCGACACCGTCATCGCCAAG ATCGACCGGCGGTTCAGCGTGGTGAGCGCGCTGCTGGGGAAGAACTCGTACAGCGTCACCGTCAACCCGGGCATCGACTACGCCTTCGTCGTCGCGCTCGTCGTCATCCTCGACGAGATGCATTTCCAGCGATGA